CATCTGCTCTGGAAACATCCCACCAAACATACCGATCATATCGTCTCGCCCCTGGTGACTGAAGATCGCATGTTCCTGGTCAAAGGGGGCGGCATTTCGACCTGTTTTGAAGTTGAGAAAGGGAAAAAAATCTGGGGACCCAAACGAATTCAGAACGAGAGTGAATATTTCGCCTCTCCCATTTATGGTGACGGCAAGATTTATGTCGCCGGCGAGAACGGCAAGATCGTGGTTCTGGAAGACGGACCCGAGCAGAAGATCCTCGCCAAAAACGACATGGGCGATTCGATTCTGGGCACGCCGGCCATCGCCGACGGCCGGATCTTCATCCGCACCCGCGGCAAGTTGATTTGTGTGGGTGAGAAATAAAGCAACCTGATTTTCAAGGCCTGATTCAACCGTTGGACCAACACTGTCGGACAAGCCGACAGATGGCACCCTGCTTGGGTAGTCTACATCCCAATCAGGACGTTGTGTGGCACTGTTGGCTTGCCAACAGTGAATGGGAAAACACTCTCATTAATATAATTGTAGGGAGCGCCCTGTGTGGCGACCCGCGGTATCGATGTCGTTTGTGTATTGACGTGTGACGTTGATTTTGGTTCCGTTCCTCGCGTGATTTGAGGTTGGATGTCGTGAGGCGGGCAGGCACACAGGCACTGCCCCTACGAAAAAATAAGCATCGAATTATTGCTCCAGTTCGATTGTTCTTTCTGACAATTTCCTGTTGCCTGCGGCAATCCCGAATTGTATTCGGGACGACCTGCTACTTTACCTAAAAATTCCCCACTCTCTTGATCTTTGCCCCCGATTTGTTAATATGCACAATCGATTGTGCAAAGGGGTTCTATGAGTAAATCTACAAGTAAACCGATCACGCTGAAAGAGGTGGCCGAAGCCGCCGGGGTGAGCGTGTCGACTGCGTCCCGGGCGCTGTCGGGGAAAGCGGAAGCGTATCGCATCAGCCGGGCGACTGAACAATCGGTACAGGCGGCGGCGAAACGTTTGCAGTTTTCTCCCAGTCTGCTGGCGAAGTCATTGCGCTCACAACGTACCAAACTGTTAGGCGTGGTGCTACCGAACGTAGCGAACCCGTTCTTTGCGGCGATCGCCCGCGAGATCACACTGGCGGCCGAAGAGAATGAGTTTTCGGTGCTGCTCGCGGACAGTCAGGAAAACAGTGAGACCGAAGTTCATCTGGTCGAACAGCTGCAGGCCCGGCAGATTGAAGGGCTCGTCGTCTGTCCGGTTGGAATTGCCCATCAACATCTGAGCAAACTTGCAAAACAGAATTTGCCGTTGGTGCTGGTCGACCGGGGATTTGATCATAAAGATCTGGTGACGGTGACTTCCAATCACCGGGACGGCGCACGAGAAGCAACGACGTTGCTATTGGAATCGGGGCATCAGAAGATCGGCGTACTGCAGGGGTTGCCGGATACGTTGCCCAACACCGAACGTCTGGTTGGTGTGCGTGACGCATTTGCAGAGCATGACGTGCCTTTCGATCCGACGTTGATTGCCGGAAATCATTTCGATGAAGCGTCCGGATATCAGGCCGCTTACAAATTGCTGTCTGATCATCCCGAGATCACCGCACTGTTTGCCTTCAGTAATCAGAATGCATTGGGTGCCTTACGGGCGGCTGCAGAACTAGGCCGCACGGTTCCCGAAGATCTGTCGCTGATCGCGTTCGATGATCACCCCTTCGCCGCATATCTGGCAGCGCCGATGACATCGGTTTGTCAGGATGTGACTCAACTGGGACGCCTCGCGGCCCGGCTGCTGATCGAACAAATCAAAACGGGGCAACCGCCGCAACAGAAACAACATCAAATTCCGGTCCAGCTGATCAATCGCAGTTCGATCAAGAACATCGAATGAGAGGCGGGACGATGATTCAACAGAATAAGGATCAAATGAAATGAAACGACTGACTCAGACGCTCACCTTTCTCATGCTCGGTGCGTTCGCCCTGCTTTTTTGTGACAACAGCTTTGCCGCGGAGCCGGAGCGACCCGTGCCACTGATTTTTGATACGGATATCGGTAACGACGTGGACGATGTGCTCGCGCTGGGCATGATTCACGCACTCGAAGACCGTGGCGACTGCAAGCTGCTGGCGGTCACGATTACCAAAGACAACCCGCTGGCCGCTTCGTTTACCGATGCGGTAAATACGTTTTACGGGAAAGGTAACATTCCGATCGGCATCTGTAAGAGTGGCGTGACACCGCAGCCGGGCAAGTTCAATGTGCTGGCGGAAAAGAAGGACAATGGCAAACTGCGATATCCGCATGATCTGAAGGAGCCGAAACAGATTCCTTCTGCGGTCTCCGTGTTACGCAAAGCGCTGGCGGGCGCGAAAGATCATTCAGTGGTGATCGCGCAGGTTGGGTTCTCGACGAATCTGGCGAACCTGCTCAAGTCACCTGCGGACAAAATCAGCCCGCTCACCGGCGAAGAACTGGTGAAGCAGAAGGTCAAACTGTTGTCGATCATGGCGGGCGCGTTTGAAAAAATTCCGCGTAAAGGCAAGCTGGTCGATCATCGCGAGTACAACGTAGTGAAAGATATTCCGGCGGCAAAGAAACTGGCCAACGACTGGCCGACGCCGATCGTCTGGAGCGGGTTTGAAATCGGTCTGTCGGTCCCCTACCCGCACGAAAGCATTGAAGAGGACTATAACTATACGGCCCATCATCCGCTGGCAGAAGCGTATATTCTGTACAATCCGCCTCCCCATGATCGTCCGACCTGGGACCTGACGAGCGTGTTGTATGCGGTCTTCCCACACCGGGGTTATTTCGATCTCTCTGAATTTGGCACCGTGACCGTAGAAGATGACGGCCTGACGACCTTTAAGAAAAGCGACCAGGGGCGGCATCAATATCTGAAACTGAATGATTTGCAGCGGGCCCGTCTGATCGAAGCACTCGTGCAACTTTCCAGTCAGCCTCCTCAGAAGTAGAACGGGAGTCTCTGATGAGCGAAATGCGACGTGCGAAGATTGCCGTGCTGGGTTCGATCAATATGGATCTGATGATCCGCTCGGCGAAATTGCCGTTACCCGGTGAGACAGTGATTGCCGATTCGAAAGTTGAGAACCCGGGCGGCAAAGGGGCTAATCAGGCGGTAGCGGCGGCACGAATGGGGGCCGACGTGACGATGATCGGCTGCGTGGGAGACGACAGTTTTGCGGAGCAACTTCTGGCCAACCTGAATGCGGAAGGCATCGAGACCACGCATGTTTCACAGCTGGCAAAGACGACCAGCGGCGTCGCGGTCGTCATGGTGGAAGCGAGTGGCGAGAACGCGATTCTAGTGGTCCCTGGTGCCAACGGATTAGTGGGAAGTGCCGAGCTGGAACGGGTGCGGCGCGTGATCTATGAGAGCGACGTGCTGTTGATGCAGCTTGAAGTGCCGGTGGAGACGGTGATCGCGGCCTCAGCAATCGCGCGGGAGGCGGGAGTGCCTGTGATTCTGGATCCGGCCCCTGCACCGGCAACGGTTCCTTCAGGGCTGCTCAACGTGGATCTGATCTGCCCGAATCAGTCCGAGGCAACCGCTCTGTTGAACCGGCCCGCTGATTCGCTGCAGGAAGCCGCGGCACGGGTTTCGGAACTGACGACATTAGGGCCACGGCGGGCGATTATCACCATGGCCGAACAGGGAGCCGTTCTCTTTGAGGGCGAAAGGGTAAAGCAGGTGCCTCCATTTGAAATTAACGCCGTCGATTCCACGGCGGCCGGCGATGCGTTTGCCGCGGGGCTGGCGGTGCGGCTGGCAGAAGGGGCGACATTGTTCGATGCGGCCCGGTTTGCCTCTGCCGCGGGGGCACTGGCGGCTTCGGGCGCGGGCGCACAAACGGCGATGCCGACACGCGAACAGATTGAAACACTTTTACAACAACGATAACAGGAGCGCTTTCATGTATGATTTCAGGAGAATTTTAATCCCTTGTGGGTTGCTGCTGTGTGCCGCGATTGTCGGCTGTGATTCACAGACGGAGCAGACACAAAAGACAAGCGATGCGAAATCGGAAAGCAAAAAACCGAAGATTGCGTTGATTATGAAATCGCTGGCGAACGATTTCTTCTCGACGATGGCCAAAGGAGCCGAAACGCATCAGCAGGAGCATAGCGACGATTACGAACTGGTCGTTAACGGCATCAAGGATGAGCGGGACTTGAGTCGTCAGGTGGCGCTGGTGGAAGAGATGGTGGCCAATGGCGTCGATGCGATTGTGATTGCCCCCGCCGATTCGAAAGCGCTGGTGCCGGCACTCAGGCGGGCACGCGAAGCGGGCGTCGTCGTAATTAACATCGATAACAAACTGGATCAGGAAATATTGGACGCAGAGAAAATTGAGATCCCGTTTGTCGGGCCCGATAACAAAGCGGGGGCGAAAAAGGTGGGCGACTATCTGGCGTCGAAGTTGAAAGCCGGCGATGAAGTGATCGTGCTGGAAGGGATTCGGACCTCGTTTAACGGCACACAACGGCGGCTCGGTTTTGAAGAAGCGATGAAGGCAGCCGATATCAAGATTGCCGACAGTCAGTCGGCCCAGTGGGAGATGAGCATGGCGAATACACTGGCGCTGTCGATGCTCAGCGAACATCCGAATGTGAAAGCGATCCTGGCGGCGAACGACAGCATGGCGCTGGGAGCGCTCGCGGCGGTCAAGAACAACGGCAAAGCGGGCGAAGTGGCGATTGTCGGTTTTGATAATATCGCCGCCGTGCAGCAGGCGATCAAAGAAGGACAGATCCTGGCGACCGCCGACCAGCACGGCGACCAACTGGCAGTGTTCGGGATTGAATACGCGCTGAACTTGCTCAAAGATCCGAGTGCGAAACTGGAAGATCGTGAAACGCCCGTGGATCTGGTGACGGCTGAGGATCTGAAATGACCGGTGATACGCAGTCGCTGCGGTTTGCAGCGCAACACCTTTCGAAAGACTACGTCGTGCGGGTGCTCGATGATGTTGCATTCGAACTCCGCGCAGGGGAAATTCATGCGCTGTTAGGTGCGAATGGAGCCGGGAAAAGTACGCTGTGCAAGATCATTGCTGGTTTAACGCCCGCGACGGAAGGCAGCATGCAGCTAAACGGCTCCCCCTACGCTCCTGAGGACAAGCGGTTTGCGGAGTTGCTGGGTGTGCAGATTGTGCAGCAGGAACTGAATCTGATTCCGACGCTCTCTGTGGCAGAGAATCTGCTGCTGGGCCGGTATCCCCAGCGGTGGGGCATCATCGATCGACGGGAATTGCATCAGCGGGCGCGGGCGGCGCTGGATCGATTTGGCTTGAGTGACATTCGCACCGATCAAAGTGCCGGGAGCCTGGGCGTGGGACAGCAGCAGATGCTGGAGATCGCGGCGGCCCTGGATCGGAAGTGTGAGCTGCTGATTCTGGACGAGCCGACCGCGGCGCTGAGTGCAGGCGAGACCGAGCGGCTGTTTGCCCGACTGGATGAGCTGCGTTCTCAGGGGGTAGGCATCATATATATCAGCCATCGTCTGGATGAAATCGCACGGATCGCTGATCGGCTGACGGTGCTGCGGGACGGGAAATATGTGAGCAGGCATGCGGTGAGCGAGTTTAAACCGATTGAGCGGGTCGTCGACCTGATGACCGGAGAAACCCAGGCGGTTGAGCACGCGCTCGCCGAGCATACGAACCGAGCGACGGAAAAAACAGTGATTCGCGTGGCAGGATTGAGCGGTGGTCCCGTGCAGGATGTGAGTTTTTCAGTTCGCGCGGGCGAGCGATATGGCATCGCCGGTCTGGTGGGTGCGGGACGGACCGAACTGCTGCGATTACTGTTTGGCGCGGATCGGGTAGAACGCGGGGAACTGTATCTGCGTGAAGAGACTACGCCCTGTCAGTTTCGTCATCCCCATGAAGCGGTGGCGGCGAAGCTGGCGATGGTCACCGAGGATCGCAAACAGAACGGGTTATTACTTTCACAGTCGATTCGTGTGAATACGACGCTGACGAGTTTGGATCTGCTGACCGGCGCGGCGGGCGTGATCAATCGTCGGCGCGAAGCGTCGGTGGTGGAAGCGGAACGAAAGCGGCTGCAGATTCACGCGCGGGACATTGAACAGAGTGTGGGGACGCTGAGCGGCGGGAATCAGCAGAAGGTGGCGGTCGCGAAGTGGCTGCTGAAGGAAGCAGATGTGTTTCTGTTCGATGAGCCGACGCGGGGCATTGATGTCGCGGCGCGGCGGAACATTCATCAGTTGTTTGATCAACTGGCGACACAAGGCAAGGCGCTGATTATCGTCAGCAGTGATCTTGAAGAATTGTTCGAGACCTGCGACCGGATCGGTGTGATGTCGGCGGGGCGACTGGTGAGTGAATACACACGCGAGGACTGGTCGTACGATGCGATCATGCAGGATTGCTTTTCAGGATATTCCACTAAAGAGAGAACGACTGTTTCAGGATCAACGCCATGACGGACTCCCCTGCCCCTGTTGTTGAAATCAGTGCCAAGCCGCGCGGCGGACTGACGTATTCCGTTTTCCAATACGCGGGTCTGCTCGGCGTGTTGGTGTTGCTGGTGCTGATTTTCAGTCTGATGAGCAACAATTTTCTCTCGAAGCAAACACTGGTCACGGTGGCAAATAATATCCCGGATCTGTTGGTGATTTCGGTCGGGATGACGCTCGTGCTGATCATCGGCGGCATTGATCTTTCGGTCGGTTCACTGTTGGCTCTGTCGTCGGCAGTGCTCGGAGTCTGCATGGTCGACTGGGGCTGGCCTCTGTGGGCGGCGGTGCCGGTCTGTCTGGGCGTGGGGGCGCTGTGCGGAATGCTCAACGGCGTGATCAGCGTGAAGGCGGGCATTCCGTCGTTCATCGTCACACTGGGCATGCTGGAGATGGCTCGCGGTAGTGCGTACCTCTTGACCGATTCGCAGACGAAGTACATCGGCTCCTCCATTGAATGGATCGGCGTGCCTGTGAAAGGATTTCTGTTCTCGCCTGCGTTTCTGCTGGCGCTGGTGATTGTGGCGGTCGGACAGTATCTGCTCACACGCACGGTCTTCGGTCGCTATTGCGTGGCGATTGGAACGAACGCGGAAGCAGTGCGGATGTCGGGCATTCGAACGGCCCCCTGCTCGATTATCGTGTTCACAATCAGCGGCTTGCTCTGCGGACTGGCGGGCGTGATGCAGACCTCGCGACTGTCCACAGCCGACCCGAACGCGGCGGTGGGTTTGGAGCTCTCGGCCATCGCGGCCTGCGTGATTGGCGGGACCAGCCTGATGGGGGGTCGGGGTTCGGTGATCAATACGTTTTTCGGCGTACTGATCATCGCCGTGCTGCAGACGGGCCTGGCACAGATTGGTGCGACCGATCCGATCAAGCGGGTGATTACGGGCGCGGTGATTATTGTCGCGGTGTTACTCGACGCAGCCCGGCAGCGGTGGAAACGGCGCGGGTGAGCTGTTGTTTTTTGCTACCACGAAAAGCACGAAATGGCACGAACGGGTTTGGTGTTGGGACACTGGTTCTCATCACTGTTGGGCGAGCCAACGGTGCCACAGACTAAGTATTGAACTTGTAATATCATTCCTATATTTGCAGGTTGATTCTTGTTCTATGAGGACTCTTTGTCTTTTAAAAAATTTTGTGATGGTTAACGATCTCTCAATTAATGAATAACTTAAATAACTTAGTTGTTTAAAATTAACAGAAAGATGATTTTACTATCAGATCAGGTTATGAGAGAGGAATTAGAATGAATAGAAGTCGTATTGAAGACGTCTATTCTATCAGGTTTTGATTGATGATTTTCTGAAAACTATTGCTTTCTAAATTAACAGCTAGTACATATGGGGTGGCACTGTTGGCTTGTCCAACAGTGATTGGATTTGGACAAAATTACTGATGAACTTTGTGAAAAAGAGCTGCCTTTAAAAGATTTCATTCTGGTTCTAAAACATGACAAAGAATCGAAAACAGATCAGGCATTATCATGAACCGGGTGACTGCCATGAGTTGACGTTTTCCTGTTATCAGAACAAAGCTCTTTTAACGAATGATGTCTGGAATCAGTTGTTGTGCCAGTCACTTGATCGGGCGCTGGTTCGTTATGAACTGGGGTTGATTGCGTTTGTGATTATGCCGGACCATGTGCATTTGCTGGTTTATCCCAAACAGCAGGAGTGCCAGATTGATCGGTATTTGTTTGCTGTCAAACGTCCGTTTTCGTATCGGATCAAGGAACTGTTAATGCAGGCAGAAGATCCTTTGCTGGATGAACTGATGGTTCGAGATCGGCCTGGGAGCACGGTGTTTCGTTTCTGGCAGGAAGGAGCTGGATATGATCGGAACCTCTCTTCTCAGAAAGTAGTCGAGGCTTCCATTGACTATATTCATCTGAATCCAGTGAAAAAGAAACTGGTGGAACAGTCTCGAGACTGGAAATGGTCCAGTGCTCGCTGGTATGAGAGTGAAGGGCAAATTGTGGATTCGGATTTGCCTGTTATTTCAGGTTTGTCTTGGGATTTCTTTGAAGCCAGTTAGATGTAAGTTAAGTGTATTGTGAGCTGGTTCTCATCACTGTTGGACGAGCCAACAGTGCCACCCCTTTGTTGTGTGACAGTTGCTGATTTGGATTGTTGCACGCTGGATCTTAACACTGTTGGGCAAGCCAACAGTGCCACCCCATAACTGCGACAATGTCCTCCTATTCAAACTTGAATGAATACAGATCGGCGTCTTTGAGTTTGATTTTTAGTTTGACTGGTTGGCCGGCTAGACTGCTCACATCAGTGCCCTGTTTCCAGTGGACGGGGCGGGCGATGGTATCGCCGAAGAGTTCGGTGCAGTCGGCGTCGGTGAAACCTTCTATCGGTTTTCCGTCGGGAGTTTGCAATTCGACGGTGATGCCGCCGGCGGCGGAGGTGGAGAAGTTGAGCTTGAGCTCTTTCCCGGTAAAGGTGATCGGTTTCGTGGTGAATTCGCCCCCCTTCAGCGGCGCGTTGATCGAGACGAAGCCGTCGATCCGCATCGTGTAGCGGCGGAGTTTGCTGCCCTTACCCGTCCAGTAGCCTTCGGTGGCGTACAAGGAGAGTTCGTTGGGGGCGCCTTCCGTGTCGGATTTCGTTTCGACTAACTGCCAGGCGATGTATTGATGCCCGTAGTTCCAGGTGTCTTTACGTTCGATGCCGGGACGCAAGAAAGCTTCGGGCCAGCGTTTGAAATTGACGCCGTCGCGGCTGGTCATGAAGAGTCCTTCGGTAATCGCCATGCCGTACCGGTTGGAGATCGACGAACGCATTTTACGATGCTTCAATTCGGGGAGTGCTTCCATCGATTTCGACCAGCCCCGTTCGATGTAGCGAGTGGGAAAGCCGACGAGGATGTGCGGCGCGCGGTAGTAGGGTTTGATCTGGTTGGTGTAAAGCTGCTCGGGCGGTGCGTCGCCGTATTTCAGGTCTTGCGGTTTGCTCCAGGTGAGGAGGTCGTCGGATGTCGCAGTGCGGATGTCGCGCAGGCCGGACGGCTTCCAGTTTTTTTCGTTGGTCGTGCCTTTGGTGAAGTAGCGCCAGTAGGCGCGATATTGTCTGGTGGCGGGATCCCAGAACGCGAGATTTTCGGAATCGAAGGCGCCGTCGGTGATGACCGGTTTTTCCGAAAGCAACGACCAGTGAATGCCGTCGGGGGATTTGAGAACCAGTAAGCCGTGTGGGCCGCGGGAGCGGAGGATGGCTTTGTATTTTGCATCGGCGGGACAGGCGGGGTTTTCATCTTTGAATACCGCGGGATGGACCGGGTCGGGTTTGGCGGATTTCATCCAGTCGCGATACGCTTTGCCGATGACGATGTTGTTCTGTTTGTTACCACTGCCGGGAGGAAATGAGAAGAGACCCAGGTTGGGGCGTTTCCAGTGAATGCCGTCATCGCTTTCGGCGTAACAGGTGAAGTTGCTGTGGTTGGGGCCGAGCTTCTTTTCCTGTACGTCGAGGTTCCAGGCTTTGTAGTACATGCGGTACTTGTCGCCATCTTTGAAGATGCTCTGATAGCCGCAGCCGGTCCCTTCCCAAGGTTTGTCGTAATTGAAGACGATTTCGCGGGGCGTGGGATGATGCAATTCGAAGCGGGCGGTTTCGCTCTGGGATTCGATCAGGGTGTCGTCTACCAGCAGTTCGAGCCGGGAGCCGATATCAATGGGTTCTGCCGCGAAACTGGTGGCGGTGGTGAGCAGGCTCAGGGAGAAACAGACGAGGAAAACGAGGCGGGCATTGTGTGGCATGGTGTTGATCCTGTGCTTGAGTATGTATGAGCATTTTCATTCTAACCAGATTTTCTATGGGAAGGAAAGTCTGTGGTGATTTTCATTGTTGGCTGGTTCCCAATTAGAAAACGCTCGTGATGACTATATCGTAGGGGCAACCCTGTGTGGTGGCCCGCGGTATCGATGTGGTTTGTGTGTTGAGTGGGGGGTAATTCTGGTTCCATTTCGTGCTTGATACAACGACGATCATCACCAGGCGGGCAGGCACATAGACCTGCCCCTACCTCGGTTGGTACGAAATTGTGAAAAAGGGGTGAACCTGATGCTGGTGACCTTGTCGTATAAAATACACTAAGGTAAGATAAGGGAGAATAAACAAGAATAGAAAAAACGAATGAGAAAGGATTGTTGAAATGAAAAGTCGATCAGGACGTGCTTCGCTGGCGAAGACGACGTTACAGGTGATGGATGTAGGGCGGTATGTGAATCCGCAGGGGGAATCGGTGGCGATTGCTGCGGAGATGGGAGCCTGCAAGGCGGGTTCGGAGTTCTTTGAGCCGGGACAACTGGAACAGTTGCGGGATGAAGTAGCAGCGGTGCCCTGCCCCTTTGAAGAAACCCGTTTTGAACTGGCTAATGAAACGACGCTGGAAGGTTCACGGGCGTTGGCTGCTGCTGAGGAGACGGGGCGGATCGGTGTGTTGAATTTTGCATCGGCGAAGAATCCGGGGGGCGGTTTCCTGGGAGGGAGCCAGGCACAGGAAGAGAGTCTGGCACGAAGTTCGGCGCTGTATGGTTCGCTGAATCTGTTTCATGAGGAATACTACGAGACGCATCGAAAGTTGCGGGATGCGTTTTACTCGGACCGGATGATTTACTCTCCCGGCTGTCCGGTATTTCGTGATGATGCGGGTTCGTTCCTGGATGACAGCTACCAAGTGGACTTTCTGACGAGTGCCGCCCCGAATGCAGGGGCGATTCAAAAACAGCGGCCGTTGATGGTGGCGGAAATTCCGGGGATATTTCAGAGACGAATGGATAAAGTACTCGCATTGTTCGCGGCGAAGGGCTGTGATACGCTGGTACTGGGTGCCTGGGGCTGTGGCGTGTTTCGCAACTGTCCTCAGATGGTGGCGGCGAGTTTTGCGGAGTTTCTGAAACCAGGTGGATCCTATCATGGACGCTTCCGACGTGTGCGGTTCTCGGTACTGGATCGTACGGAAACACAGCCGATTTATGGGGCGTTTGCAGAGTGTTTTGCTGCTGCGAACTGCCATGAATGATTGGGGTTGGACGCTTTCACAAGCACTGTCGGACAAGCCGACAGTGGCACACGGCGGGCTGTTTTGCTACCACGAAAAACACGAAATGACACGAAAATTAGAGTGGGTTGGATTTTGATACTGTTCTTCGATATCGAAAGAGCGAAATTCATGTTTAATGATGGTCATGGTACGATCCTAAAATATGTTTGGGGATTTCACTTTGCAGACGGAGCGCCGCGACTTTCCGAAATCAGCGGGACGATGACTGAAATTACATCACTTCCTGTGCGGGTCGTTGGAAGAGAGACTGTCGATCCTGTTGGATTTTCTGCAGACCTTTCATTTGAGTGTCTTTCTGATGTGAAGGTGCATCTTTCTACTCACAACTCTCAACAGCGGAATACAAAATCAGACAGTCTCAGTATTGATCAAGGTCAGTTCATTACACTGAAAGGATCTAAAACCGACTCAACTCTGTTGTGGACCACTATATTGGCTCTGGAAGCGCTGGGAGGAGTCGATACATCTGAGAATCTTGATGAAGATCGGAGTGAGCGAGGCAGGAAGCAGCGTCAGAAATACAACTGTCGAATTAGCGAGGCCGAGTTACTGAAACGCCATCGTAAAACACGTTTCTGGGATCGGGTCTCGTTGCTGATTTTGATATTGTTATCACCGGTTCTACTACTTTGGATGATCTGCTTCAGTTTGTGGGAGGGAATTCGAAAGTGATTGATTTGCAATCATGAAAAGCACGAAAAGAAACAAATTATCGTGTTGTTCGACGCTGGTTCTTAGCACTGTTGGGCAAGCCAACAGTGGCACCCCTGGTGACTCTGATTCAATACGGTTAGTGGGAGGTTTGGATGTTTCATCGCTATGACAGTCCAGTATTTTATAAAGGTTTGGAATATCATTTTGAAACCGCGATTCCCAGCCTGACTGAAATCAGGGACAAAATGACAGAGGTTTCTTCGTTGCCCGTGTTGATCACAGAAGAAGAGAACCTGGAGAATCCTTCCTATTCAAATAAACTGGCGTTTGCCTGTCTGCCTCAAGTGAAATTGGGCCTCGATTTTTCTCAGGAAGCAAAGATCGTTTCGCTGGAGCCCTACATCGTTGAGAGAACCTTATGCTGGACCATTGAGCTGGCGCTGAGAAACCTGGGGGGAAGGAAAAAGTGCAGAACCGCCGTTGAAGATCCCGATGAGTACGAGCGGGCTGAGGCGAGATGCGGAAAGCAAATGTATTACTATTGTCATTGTCTAAGTGAAAGGGATTTACGCCGGCGCCATCGCAGGACATTGCTCTGGAAATGGTATGCTGCTTTGATCGTTTTGCCCAGTTCGTTGATTCTGTATCCTTTCTATTCGGTCTGGGAAGAACTGAAATCATTTTGGAATGGTGTAAAATCATTCTGGAACAATCTGGAATGGGATTTTAAGTGGGACAGGAAATGAGTGAAAACTGATACTGAATATTACTACCACGAAAAGCACGAAATGAGACAAATTATTGTGTTGTTGGACGCTGGTTCTCATCACTGTTGGGCAAGCCAACAGTGCCACCCAATCGAGTCTTTCTGGAGTGGTGTGTTGGATGTTGGCGGGGTATGATGCTGGTTCTTAGAGTCTGTTCTTGTTGCATAATGATGAAGGAGATTTCATGAGTCGTGCTTTGCTGGTGATTGATGTGCAGAATGAGTATTTTACGGGGGCGCTGCCGATTACTTATCCGGCGGGGCATCTGGAACGGATCCTGGAGGCGATGGACGGGGCGACGGCAAAACAGGTGCCGGTGATTGTGGTGCAGCATCATTTTACTGATCCCGCCAAGCCATTCTTTCAGAAAGGGACGCCGGGCTGGGAACTGCATCCGGAAGTCGCGCGGCGGCCGCATGATCTGCTGGTAGAGAAAGAGCTGCCGGGCTGTTTCACCGGGACGGAACTGGAAGGCTGGCTGCGGGAACGAGACATCGATACGCTCACGATCGCCGGTTACATGACGCATATGTGTTGTGATACGACGGCCCGGCAGGCGGTGCATCGCGGCTTTACCGTGGAATTTCTGAGCGATGCGACGGGCACGCTGGCCTTGTCGAACTCAGCGGGCGACGTTACCGATGAAGAACTGCAACGTTCCATTCTGTGTGCGCAGCAGATGATGTTGAGTGAAGTGCTGGATGTGGAAAACTGGCTCGGGCGGCTGTGAGAACAAATAGCCTGTCAATCTTCTTTTTTCTGTAATATGAATTCCCGCGATCTCGAAAATATTTTCTTAGAACCGATTGAGGATCTGATGTAAAATAGGCTTTAGACTTCTTTGATGACTCGATTAAGGAAGGAAAAGCCATGCAGACAGTAACCCCGGAACGAGTGGCGGCGAAATTAGCGGAATTGAAGCTGGAGCTGTCTCCGGCGATTTCCT
This genomic interval from Gimesia alba contains the following:
- a CDS encoding ABC transporter permease, whose protein sequence is MTDSPAPVVEISAKPRGGLTYSVFQYAGLLGVLVLLVLIFSLMSNNFLSKQTLVTVANNIPDLLVISVGMTLVLIIGGIDLSVGSLLALSSAVLGVCMVDWGWPLWAAVPVCLGVGALCGMLNGVISVKAGIPSFIVTLGMLEMARGSAYLLTDSQTKYIGSSIEWIGVPVKGFLFSPAFLLALVIVAVGQYLLTRTVFGRYCVAIGTNAEAVRMSGIRTAPCSIIVFTISGLLCGLAGVMQTSRLSTADPNAAVGLELSAIAACVIGGTSLMGGRGSVINTFFGVLIIAVLQTGLAQIGATDPIKRVITGAVIIVAVLLDAARQRWKRRG
- a CDS encoding REP-associated tyrosine transposase → MTKNRKQIRHYHEPGDCHELTFSCYQNKALLTNDVWNQLLCQSLDRALVRYELGLIAFVIMPDHVHLLVYPKQQECQIDRYLFAVKRPFSYRIKELLMQAEDPLLDELMVRDRPGSTVFRFWQEGAGYDRNLSSQKVVEASIDYIHLNPVKKKLVEQSRDWKWSSARWYESEGQIVDSDLPVISGLSWDFFEAS
- a CDS encoding glycoside hydrolase family protein, with translation MHHPTPREIVFNYDKPWEGTGCGYQSIFKDGDKYRMYYKAWNLDVQEKKLGPNHSNFTCYAESDDGIHWKRPNLGLFSFPPGSGNKQNNIVIGKAYRDWMKSAKPDPVHPAVFKDENPACPADAKYKAILRSRGPHGLLVLKSPDGIHWSLLSEKPVITDGAFDSENLAFWDPATRQYRAYWRYFTKGTTNEKNWKPSGLRDIRTATSDDLLTWSKPQDLKYGDAPPEQLYTNQIKPYYRAPHILVGFPTRYIERGWSKSMEALPELKHRKMRSSISNRYGMAITEGLFMTSRDGVNFKRWPEAFLRPGIERKDTWNYGHQYIAWQLVETKSDTEGAPNELSLYATEGYWTGKGSKLRRYTMRIDGFVSINAPLKGGEFTTKPITFTGKELKLNFSTSAAGGITVELQTPDGKPIEGFTDADCTELFGDTIARPVHWKQGTDVSSLAGQPVKLKIKLKDADLYSFKFE
- a CDS encoding TIGR02452 family protein → MKSRSGRASLAKTTLQVMDVGRYVNPQGESVAIAAEMGACKAGSEFFEPGQLEQLRDEVAAVPCPFEETRFELANETTLEGSRALAAAEETGRIGVLNFASAKNPGGGFLGGSQAQEESLARSSALYGSLNLFHEEYYETHRKLRDAFYSDRMIYSPGCPVFRDDAGSFLDDSYQVDFLTSAAPNAGAIQKQRPLMVAEIPGIFQRRMDKVLALFAAKGCDTLVLGAWGCGVFRNCPQMVAASFAEFLKPGGSYHGRFRRVRFSVLDRTETQPIYGAFAECFAAANCHE
- a CDS encoding cysteine hydrolase family protein, with amino-acid sequence MSRALLVIDVQNEYFTGALPITYPAGHLERILEAMDGATAKQVPVIVVQHHFTDPAKPFFQKGTPGWELHPEVARRPHDLLVEKELPGCFTGTELEGWLRERDIDTLTIAGYMTHMCCDTTARQAVHRGFTVEFLSDATGTLALSNSAGDVTDEELQRSILCAQQMMLSEVLDVENWLGRL